A window of Cohnella herbarum contains these coding sequences:
- a CDS encoding ABC transporter permease — MKRAWPFYALLAPAFIVTFIFQYLPMFGIVIAFQDFKPWEGVTGSAWVGWDNFSAIFTLPDSRQVIVNTLVISSMKIVTGITVPFVFALLLNEVRHMLFKRTVQTLVYLPYFLSWVILGGILIDVLSVKGGIVNQFLGLFGVDEIFFLGDGFWFRVTVIVTDIWKEFGFSAIVYLAALAGINPSLYEAAVIDGANRWKQTLYVTIPSIMPVVVVVGTLSLGNILNAGFDQIFNLYNPLVYSQGDVIDTFVYRNGLVGGAFSFGAAVGLFKSVISFILIAVTYYLAYRFGKYRIF; from the coding sequence ATGAAGCGGGCCTGGCCCTTTTATGCGCTGCTGGCTCCCGCCTTTATCGTGACTTTTATTTTTCAATATTTGCCGATGTTCGGAATCGTTATCGCCTTTCAGGACTTTAAGCCGTGGGAGGGCGTCACCGGCTCGGCGTGGGTCGGATGGGATAATTTCAGCGCAATCTTTACGCTTCCGGACAGCAGGCAAGTTATCGTCAACACGCTGGTCATTTCCTCGATGAAGATCGTTACCGGGATTACGGTACCGTTCGTGTTCGCGCTGCTGCTCAATGAAGTGCGCCATATGCTCTTCAAGCGTACGGTGCAAACCCTCGTTTATTTGCCCTATTTTCTATCTTGGGTTATTTTGGGCGGCATTCTGATCGACGTGCTCTCCGTAAAAGGCGGCATCGTCAACCAATTTCTCGGTTTATTCGGAGTCGATGAGATTTTCTTCCTCGGCGACGGTTTCTGGTTTAGGGTCACCGTTATCGTGACGGATATTTGGAAAGAGTTCGGCTTCTCGGCGATCGTGTACTTGGCCGCTCTGGCCGGTATCAATCCCTCTCTGTACGAAGCGGCTGTCATTGATGGCGCGAACCGGTGGAAACAAACGCTGTACGTGACGATTCCGTCGATTATGCCCGTCGTCGTCGTAGTCGGCACGCTGTCGCTGGGCAACATTTTAAATGCGGGATTTGACCAAATTTTCAATTTGTACAATCCCCTAGTCTACTCGCAGGGCGACGTCATCGATACATTCGTATACCGCAACGGTCTTGTCGGCGGTGCTTTCAGCTTCGGCGCGGCTGTCGGCTTATTCAAATCGGTCATCAGCTTTATTCTGATCGCCGTCACTTACTACCTGGCTTACCGCTTCGGGAAATACCGCATCTTCTAA
- a CDS encoding carbohydrate ABC transporter permease, with protein sequence MQTQSVSYRVFTVFNYTFVGLLALLCIAPLLHILAVSFSSKAAASANLVYFWPVDFTVGSYAKTFGNNNFLISIWIAIQRTVLGTALTMILIAMAAYALSKDNKPYRGRTFFAWYFLFTMLFGGGLIPSYIVVQKLGLLNSLFALILPGAVAVFSLILLINFFRSIPKELEEAALIDGAGQFRTLFTIYIPLSMPAIATLSLFSMVYHWNSWFDGLIYMTDYRKYPLSSFLQTIVVAKDFTKINMDVSELKNISERSLRASQIIIGAVPILFVYPFLQRFFVKGIILGGVKE encoded by the coding sequence GTGCAGACCCAATCCGTTTCCTACCGCGTTTTTACGGTGTTCAACTATACGTTCGTCGGCTTGCTGGCATTGCTGTGCATTGCCCCGCTGCTGCATATTCTGGCGGTTTCCTTCAGCTCTAAAGCCGCGGCCAGCGCGAATCTTGTTTATTTTTGGCCTGTCGACTTTACGGTCGGTTCCTACGCGAAAACGTTCGGTAACAACAACTTTCTCATCTCCATCTGGATAGCCATTCAGCGTACGGTACTTGGAACCGCGCTTACGATGATATTGATAGCGATGGCGGCGTATGCCCTGTCGAAAGATAATAAGCCTTATCGCGGGAGAACGTTTTTTGCTTGGTATTTCTTGTTTACGATGCTGTTCGGCGGCGGACTGATCCCTTCGTATATTGTCGTGCAGAAACTCGGCCTGTTGAACTCGTTGTTCGCGCTCATTCTTCCCGGGGCGGTTGCGGTGTTCAGTCTCATTCTGCTGATCAATTTCTTCCGTTCCATTCCGAAGGAGCTGGAAGAGGCGGCGCTGATCGACGGAGCGGGTCAATTCCGCACGTTATTTACGATTTATATCCCGTTGTCTATGCCGGCTATCGCGACGCTTTCTTTGTTTTCGATGGTTTACCATTGGAACTCCTGGTTCGACGGCTTGATCTATATGACGGATTATCGAAAATATCCGCTGTCCTCCTTCTTGCAAACGATCGTGGTGGCGAAAGACTTTACGAAAATCAATATGGACGTATCCGAACTGAAAAATATTTCCGAACGCTCTTTGCGCGCATCGCAAATTATTATCGGTGCCGTTCCGATTCTGTTCGTTTATCCCTTCCTGCAAAGGTTCTTTGTCAAAGGGATCATTCTGGGCGGAGTAAAGGAGTAG